gtttgaggcttatatcttacttaaaacattgtttttatgacataacctataaaaaattacgtataaaccattgacgtaaaatattcttgaattaattcggtttttattcacattaatgcatttaataaaagttgctatatgattatgaaataccctgtagatcctcatgacaattttacgcacgtttttctcataatgcacgagtgcgtttttctcgggtttctcgccttcgtgatattggactttcgttagcccgggattctcgtgatgctattaattgtgtttacacatgtacactgatgtacggaataagcagtagtatTCTCATGAGTGGCGGCGGAAGGagataaattttgtgacattttagaaaggatttattttaattcatggctaggataaagtgattatgttttttttatttaaatgtgtacaaggaagctttctttgtgttaaaaattacaagggtatggcggattatgataatgtttcactgaaagtaTAGTTGaaatcggacagctggagaaaatgaatgctgcatgtgcactgaatgagaaaatgggttgttttTTTACACGCCTgacaatatactgttgtgatttattagttcaatgacagtttttgttgggttgtacatgaacttgcccgaaaatcttcaaatttagtgcaagaagacttacagaacagacattttaatatattatcggatacagctactggtaagtccaaatcatattattttcgttcctttagacgcatagtggcgaggcggatgcagaaaactaaggaaaacttgctttcagtatgatttttattgatgcactcgaagctactcgtatttatgttgttattattacaacggatgtttaatgtagtcccaactgaaatactaaaaaatatatttaatatcattcactttgaatctattagatttattttcactaaaatctcagtatttcataaaatagcatagaatgaaatagaatatgcgagtacaaaattaaaagatatttcgacaaaactaaggttcatgcaAGTACATGTGTCCCTTAATTGCAGTTCCTTTTTCTTTCCGAATAGGCCATCTCACAGACTGAACtaatgtgagcaaatgcttcacactggcttcaaatacaagaaataaaggcaatttattctaCGTAGGGTGcaataaacgtttatttttttttaaatgaacatcctgttttttttacagtttttttttcaatacggatgtaatacttaaataaacataaactgtaactgtcaatacccaacaaatctatgagctgcaccataagaaaaccaacatattggttttgcgaccagcctgcgcagtctggccaggatccatgctgttcgctttcaaagtctaatgccattagacaaactgttatcgaacagtatgaatcctgcccagactacgtggatgcgcaggctaatcttgatccatgctggtcgcaaacgcactctgttcgttttcccacggcgcggctcatatcattttcagtggtttacatgaacattaacgtgtaagcatttgtttagttttttctatgtacagatgaACGGATAAATACGGGAAATGTGgaatgtgacataacaaaatatgagccATGTATACGATGATGCAATGCTTCTCCTAATTTTCGTATATCGCAAATtagtattactattatttttatgcttcccgaagggcgagcaCTTTGGTTGACACTTTgtgcgtctttccgtccgtccgcccgtccgtccgttgtataaCTTAAAAggtattaacggcattttattaaaatttcacataatcatagagcaatcaaagagcagtgtcaaagaaccatagctctaccttacctagctgttggattatctccctttattatacaaaataatgctttttccggagcattacttgaaaagtattgatgacatttcatttaaacttaacaaaatcataaaggctattgacagtacggcctaaaagaactatcatgattagtcttataaaactgctttttcaataaagagcaataaattcttgcacaatttttaaaactggaagaaATTATTGCTCTAGGGAAACATCGTTTAAggagtaagactacgttgacgcatgcagaatacatatatgtataatgctatttttaaaattttgcatctagatctatacataaaatttaattttgatattaattttcccttttattatcagtactgtgtcATTTTtttggactgctttcatttgattacaatatttctatatggaattacgctacatgtattgataaatattggactacacgaagacattgattttgtatataaatcgttttcctcgtgcagtccaatattaaatacacagtccaatattaaaataatattggactccacgtggaaaatactgaactaagtcccattgaaagcagtccaatattaaaaatacagtacagcgagaacaaaggagtgacgtcatgacaatgttttaatggATAAGATTATCCGACCGTCGTGCACTGGCCAGTGCACACGGTAATAAAAAGGCAAAATTATTCTTGTTCGTGGCGGGAAACAACGAGAAATCGTCCGCGAACGTTTGGTCATCCAAACAACTATCTACTTCTAAATAATTTAAATCTATAAGATAAATTTACTTTAGATAGGTCTACATTTATTATGAACAGGTAATgaaataaaatccatttattaaatattgattttgttAGTATTCTTTCAGTAAGTAAACATTAGAGTCTAGAATTTAAAATCTAATCCACTATACGATCTCGGGGCATTGCCTGGACGGGATTCGAACTTTCTACCACCGTAGAGTTTAGGTAGAGCCTAAACCCCGTCCACCACATATCCAAAAGCTGCCTAGAAGTTTGAGGAAGTTGTATCGCTGGTGTAACCTTGCATGTCGTCCTGCAAAAAGTCCTCTTTTTAGGACAGAACTGATAATCAAACGTATGAGATTATTTTTTGAAGAATGTGCAAACGAGACATAAACTATCAATTTTAAGGGTGCTATATTATATTACTAGCCCCTTTTGACCTTATCACCTACTGAAACCCAACCGGTAGGAGTTATCTACAAACTACAGGAAATTACCCTACGAAGTCTGTAGGCAGTAGGCCAGCGTGATTTCAGTCTCGAGGTCAATGTtactttgacttttgacctaagAACCCCTAAAACAAAATAGGGGACCTTTACTGACCTGAGACGATCAACCTATAAAATCTGACGACTAACCTACCGGTTCCAAAATACTAgtagtcatctactgaccaaaggcaatcatCTTATAAATTTTGACAACTGTTGCTTGAAGTATTCTTGACTCAGTTATCAATCAGAAACCAAGTTTCAGCGGCCTCTGAGGAACcgacctaaaatcaataggggtcttttGCCGGTGACGAACAACCTGCCCATAAAGTCCGAGATTCTTACGCCGCCGAAGTGGCTTTCGGGGAAGTAGCGGGAAGCATTGCAGTATTTCACAGTCATACTGTACCTGAATCGTGTCATTATGATTTTCTTCACTGACAAGAATGTCCTCTTGATTTATCCATTCCTCGTGCCCGGTAGCGTCTAAAACCTTTACAGAGACGTCATCTACTTCAGTGACCATACCGAAATAATACCATCCGTCGTCTGACCATCGTGCTAAAACTTCTTCGTTACACTTCACTGGTTTCTTTCTGAACGATTTGTCCACTGATTTTTTACTATCTGCAAAAGCGTCTCCTTCTTATCGATCATAGTAAATCTTGCAAATTGTTAATTATAACTCTAAAAACAGGTCTCTCTGAAAACCGGACACCCCCTTTGAATCGGACACCCCTTCACACCGATACTTGTTTAGAATGTTGAGCAAAAAATTATCTCAGACTAAGCTTTGTAACCATATGTACCTctgatatttttttgtatatttccgTGAAATAAGGCGGCCTTTTGTAAACGGGTTTCCCTTACAAAACTTTTCTCTACCGAAAGACCCTTTAAACCGGACATCTCTATATTGACATTTAGGTTAGTATGGCAGTGTATAAACAGTAGTTggaaaaattaacatttattaaattttcttaaataattatgtcaaaaactttacaaaatatgttttaaatgagaTTGATAAACCGTTATTACGTTGATGGCATAAACATGAACTCCCACTTGATAAAACctgaatatttttactgtaaaatttgCATACTTTCACTTTTACATTTGCATATTTCACtgcaaaattacaaataaatgatTACTGTTATTACTGTTGCAACGTGGAAACATGTATTTGATATACCATTTAAGTTTGGTTGACGGTTGCTAAAGTGACGTCTAGTAGGCGTACTTGTCCGTGAGGGCACCTGCAAATagatttacatatttaataattaaggtagtggacctgtaatgacattCAGCAATTTACGTATTCTCTgtgtgcgatttcggcattcctCGGTCTTCACGTAGTTGCGTGCGCATTCAGTTACATAACCGTATGAAGAAATGCCGAATTTCAGACCGGGAATACGTATTTAAAGACAATTGAgtcgcaccacgagaaaaccaacatagtgtatttgcgaccagcatggatccagaccagcctgcgcatccggatccatgctgttcgccaactgtttctctaattgcaaaacaAGATATAATTCAAGAAAATCATTTAATATACAGTAAAGTTTTATTACAGGAGGACAAGTTAATGCCGTGCCTGGATTCTTGTAGTTCATAACTTTATTTAAGCTTTATGAATCACTCAAATTCTTACATTGTAGAAACTTGGTGTGCTCTAAACTTTACCGAATACATAAAGTACTGTGCTTATTGTTTCATTAAGGTAGAATGCGACACTTTCGATTAACGTCTTGAAATTTGGCTTGTGTTAAGTTGACTATATTTCAAACAAGgtgcattttattttatacaattaaacCTACATGTATCTTGTCAAAATGAAGCGCAAATGCACGAAGAAAAACGTAGATCAAACAACGCAAGCGGAAGGCAGATTCAAAATAGATACGTCACTATCATGCGAAGTTGCTCCGGGTGGAGCCAgctaaataatttatgaaaaaataattcgGCGGAACTTGTGAATAAAATGGAACGTTTCATTGACCAAGTAAACTATAAGTGTTTTAACAGATTGGATAGTTGTCTTTAACATTACGTTGCTTGTAATCGTAATACAAATTCAAAACAATTGGAACATTATAATTAGATTTCCGATACCTTCGGACTGGGTGTGTTTTTCCTTGGTTTCTGATATGAATCCAAGTCCGGAGGCGTCACAACAGAAGGCGTCAGACTGGTGTCAATAGAATTTGGCACAGAAGTCAAAGAGGATGTTCGTGAATCCCATCGCTATAAAAAGAATCACATTGTTAAACCTTGACGTTATTATTTAGGAACTACAGAGAATTGATATATCTTTTCATAACGAATCCAacttcaagataaaaaaaataacgatATTGAAAGTTACTTCATAAAAAATGAATGAAGCCAGATCGCtattaattaaaagttatttatccaacatacacaccaccaccaccatcactacctaaaatactttttaaaaaatggggaaaaaaacacTAAAGGCTTAGAAAtacgctttgagaaacaaaaatgaaacaacaccAAGTcttagaaagaaagagttgtttaacaagaaaattgaacagcatgtaaaacaaaaggactgcctaaaggggccccacttccggacagtcaaacgcctttaaaaacggaagtggagcccctttaggcagtctttttccggaattcaatgtttatatcagtatactgacacttgtttcgtaaagtaatatacatgttttacatgctgttcaattttcatgtcaaacaactctttctttctatgatttggtgtggTTTGATTTTAGTTTCTCAATGCCTAATTCTAAACCACAGACAAGCACAATTTACCTTATCGGGATGATcataaaaatgatgataataatgatgatgatgatgttgatgtttCAGTCTGATGTTTTCTGCAGACACGGCTCGCTTTGCACCCCTTTTCTctaaaaaaatacaataagacAGAAGTACGGTTACAGATTATGGCACGTAAAACGTTGCTAAATTTTACatcaatgttattattattgtttattcGTTTAAAGTAAGTTTATTAATAGGCTGATCACAGcctgcaatgttcgctattcagttagtaaattttcagtgaacaccccttcgagttataaatggtactgcctaaatagAAAGATAGgccagtccatttttgaaatttagcacagCAAATACGCAGAAAATGAACTCGATAGTATCCGAAAGTGTCGGTGGCAGTTCACTGTATTTACTTTTAATGAAATCTCTCTATATATGGACAGTTTCCAAATGTTTAACGACACCATTTGACAAAAAGGCTGGGCAATGTCCCAAGCTGGTTATGAAACTGaatttttcagcaatatttttTCAATCTAACTTAACTGTTATCTATGACTTTAAGTCAATACAAATAAAACTCTTACTCCTTAAGGCACTAAATCCACGCTGTCCACGGTCGAGAAGTCTTTTCCTGAAGATTCAGAAAATACAGTAGTCGTTCTACAGTAAGACCAGATTATATATAACTTTAAGGAAAATATCAAGTTATacgtcagatcatcacagtgaaaaaagtgtatgaagttttaattCTTCTGATAATAAAAATCCTGAGATAACAGCTTTGTTACATAGAAAAACttaacaacaagagggtcatgatgacactggatcgctcacctgagtaatatgagccacatgtttcaaatgtcaaactgatgttaatATATTacgaatgtaggtcagtaggtcactgaaagtcggttttaagatcggtgtgcaaaactgtatatatctttaataaagacaAGAATGTAGGacagtagatcaaggtcacagtcaagtgacccctaattacttggggtcatcaggtaattataattaaaccgTCTAGGAAACATGATcacataatttttgaaatatatttcctatataactcatataaaaactgagtgaccccggggcggggctttaaatggaccctgggtcatgatttgaacaacagTAAAGGACCgctagacaatgccacatgtaaaatatctaagctctgtgcctctcggtttcagagaagaatatttttttatatttttcttataGAACTCTACATAAATTCAAGCTATTTGGTTTATGTGGGTTCTAATATGAGATGAgcgctgaatatatatataataatatattaaatgaCAACAATGAAGGCGGGTGACATAACAAAGGGTTCATGGGAAGGGCCAATGGAGAATATTAGTATAACTCTGGATTATAGCAAGTGATATGACCTACAATAGTAATATTACAGCTTAGGAACTGACTACTGACTACTACTAATTGCTAACTATGTGACAACAAATAGTTTCTAATACAATACGTTCCTGAAAGTATTAGATAGGTAAATAATGGCGTCTGAgacatgtttcatgtaaataatattatttgcGTCCTATGACAGGACCGTGGGGCGGGACCAATATTGATCCTGGgctcataatttgaacaatattggtaaaagtccattagacaatgccacataccaaatatctaagctcttcaggtttcagagaagatgtttgaaatatacaaaaaagtcATATAGAGAAAATATGTCCCGCCCCTGGTAGCCAtgtttttaacgaaataaaatgGCTTAAGCAATcaattctacaaaatatttttgaaatcggctaacagtttctgaaaaaaagatttttaaagattttccttttggttaccatggcaaccacagttctgaatagattttaattctttgggcaattttgaaagggggtcaccctagaatcatttctgttaagtttgatgtaaatctgtccagtggttttgaagaagaaaatttctgaaatagacaatatagccatatagggaaaataagccatgccccccacccccaccccccgcctCCCCAGGCGGTCACGTTTTTTTACTGAAATAGAACGGATTAAGCAGTTTTGGTAGTACAAAATATTCTTGAAATCCAGCCAACAGTTTTTgagatttttaaaagattttcctttcggttgacatggcaaccacagttctgcgtGGACTTTAATTCTTTGAGAAATTCTGAAAGGGGGTCACCCGAGGATCATTCACGACGGACACCAAGCGGTAACAAAAAAAACTGCTAAGTAAAAGTAGagacatgattttgtaaaaacatagagttatggaacctgtgcaatgttagtcagtttatcacagtggatgagtgtgtgaagtttcattccattcccGCTAGcggttactaagataccagcttacatacaaaaacttaactaaatcgGGACTCCGACGCCGACGCAGAAGCAGACGCTGACGCaaacgcatgggtgagtccaacagctctaaCTATTCTTCGAATACCGGATCAAAAAAGGAACTGAATCGTAAAACGCTATTAAAATTACATATGTTATTATCTTTCTCAATTCCGAGCCATTATCAAACAAATGTGACGTTAGATTTGAAAATCCAACCATGTTTTATGTTCCTACCTTAAGTTCGGTTCCGAGTCATATTTTATGAGCCGTTTGTAGCGAACATTGGCTACATATCTCAAAATGTCGTCAAACATTTCTTTGCCAATTTTTATGATGTATCTTCGAGGTTTGGTTGTCTGAAGCAAAACAAATTCATTAACTTTCGTTTAAACAGTAGCTATATAACAGAAAACAGAGGATTTGAAAACAAGAATTCGAAGAAGACTTATATGAATGTTGAAAGTTAACTGGCGTTGTTGATCTGACGAGATTTTCGAAGCGATAATGAAATGAAATCaacaaagaaatgaaaagaaacctGCATTCAACAGTTGTACTAAAGCCCATGACATGGACGCTGTCAAACAATCCAACATATTAAGATAAGCGATTATATCGTGAAACGTCTAAATAAATTGAGATTAGAGCCCAATGTATTGGTGTTTCACTCCTGACTCGCTAATGAATCAGGAAGCTTCAGAAAGTCTTACATAGCTTGTGCTAACTGTAACTACAAAATTCGTGTTTTATCGCCCGTAAGAATCGAgtattttcaactgtatttctgtgGAGAACGAGCCGATCTAGGTTATAAATAAGTGTTCGATAAGACAAATCAGTTACAGGCTTTGTTTAATAGTGACCCTCCATGGAACATGTGGGGTCAGTATAATAAATATGAGAACATGGCTAACGCCTCGAAGCCCATTTATCACACTGACCCCATTTACTTCCGTGGAGGGTCACTAGCAAATACAATAATTAATTATGATGGGTAACCAATGGCAACCATAAATATGCAAACAACACAGAACTGCTCGAAACACCAAGAGAATCTAGTTTGGCCTCAGCTGTTGGAAAGTTaccaaatgatataaaatgtgcaaatacGACTTAAAACAACAACAGAAGTAAGAAAGaacgaaaaataaaataatatgataaaaacaaaccATTCGTCCTGTATAAAGTCTCACTGTGTAGAATCTGTTTTCATGTCGGATATCTAGGGGTATGCTCATCACACGTCCTGGCATATAGCATTCCAAACCACTCGTTCTACATCGGACACCAACCAACACATAGTCGCCGATCTAAATGCATGAATTCACATATTTATTATCCAATTTGtgcatttaaacattttactgctaaatttctataatgaacttgtctatctttcaatttggtcagtaccatgAACTGGTAAAAgaggtgctaaccaaaaagatactgatgaatcgcgaacagtgcagatcttgatctgacagcacggatgtgcaggctgatcatgatctgtactggtcgcaaaggcagaatcaatcgtgtccagcatgataagggttaaagaacaaagtatattgttttaaatgacaATTTGAGGTAAGAGACTACCTTTTGCAAACGGTATACGGTGCTCCAGACTGGTCGACTAGACCACCTgaaccagaccagaaagaaaatgccattgtacatggtatatcctacccctaggtataatGTAACAGCTCATTAAAGTGTTCATGGCACTGTGAGTTCTACTCACTCAGTAGTATTCTCGACACTGTACATATATCAACACACTAAATAGTGCCCACAGCACTGTGAGCTCTACTCGATAAATGGTATTCACGGCACTGTAAGCTCTTCTCACTGAGTAGTTTTCTCGGCACTTTGAGTTCAACTCACTTCACTGTGAGTTCTACTTATTAgatagtgttcacggcactgtgaccTCTTTCTTACTGAATAGTGTTCTCGTAACTTTGAGATAAACTCACTTAACAGTATTCACGGCACCCTGAATTCTACTCACTCAACAGTGTTCACGGTACTGTAAACTCttctcactgagtagtgttctcGGTATTTTGTGTCCAACTCACTTCACAGTGTTCACATCACTTTGAGTTCTACTCATTAGATAGTGTTACGGCACAGTGAGCTTTTCTCACTGAGTAATGGTCTCGGCACTTTTAGTACAACTCACTTAACAGtattcacggcactgtgagttCTACTCATTTGATAGTGTTCAATGCACAGTGAGTTCTGCTAAAACGATTTTACGGTACTGTGAGTTTTACTCGCTTAGTAGTGTGTACGGCACGGTGAGTTCTTCTCCCTACTCACTCAGTAGAGTACAATGCACTGTGAGTTCTGCTAAAAAGTGTTAACGGCATTGTGAGTTCTTCTCCCTACTCACTAAGTAGAGTTCAATGCACTGTGAGTTCTGCTAAAAAGTGTTTACGGCACTGTGAGTTTTTCTCGCTTAGCAGTGTGCACGGAACTGTGAGTTCTTCTCCCTACTCACTAAGTAGAGTACAATGCACTGTGAGTTCTGCTAAAAAGTGTTTACGGCACTGTTAGTTTTACTCACTCAGTAGTGTGCACGGCGCTGTGAGTTCTTCTCCCTACTC
This window of the Mercenaria mercenaria strain notata chromosome 5, MADL_Memer_1, whole genome shotgun sequence genome carries:
- the LOC123557586 gene encoding uncharacterized protein LOC123557586 isoform X3 — encoded protein: MSNIGLTSSTRNLTVIARNVTDGFYYAGFITSGIIPEEGSHRVIFYNIQPQDVPTNHVINIGGAVPWPTLKIGDYVLVGVRCRTSGLECYMPGRVMSIPLDIRHENRFYTVRLYTGRMTTKPRRYIIKIGKEMFDDILRYVANVRYKRLIKYDSEPNLRKRLLDRGQRGFSALRKKRGAKRAVSAENIRLKHQHHHHHYYHHFYDHPDKRWDSRTSSLTSVPNSIDTSLTPSVVTPPDLDSYQKPRKNTPSPKVPSRTSTPTRRHFSNRQPNLNDSKKSVDKSFRKKPVKCNEEVLARWSDDGWYYFGMVTEVDDVSVKVLDATGHEEWINQEDILVSEENHNDTIQQYDKVIALHPKYVYSYAPATVLNVYNVGYRVQFYDDTERRLPRSEVYKISPRKYTEDIKYIKDQELKTSGRVLARDDVNGLYRHFVADTPDHQTQQIFLQLPNNRYKKQMAIHVFPQNGRKRKFDRNWKYVIGPLDPACTTYLPAEIVCRRPLRLMFCNGMQNDHAKLKQCFYISEDYYKNATRYFIANNSDMIWN